In Brachyhypopomus gauderio isolate BG-103 unplaced genomic scaffold, BGAUD_0.2 sc34, whole genome shotgun sequence, the following are encoded in one genomic region:
- the emilin2a gene encoding EMILIN-2 — protein MTHKQRVFSVRLVLMFLLSFSLSHGSPSSLFLGTAYSGPVHRHRNKNWCAFIVQKNVSCAVQGKVESRVEPEASPCPIHQPDCQQHLIYRTQYRPTYSISYKTVTALEWRCCPGYHGPDCRDLKGSTNTQTIVQHQPQPGHTRTTQKPERRESRQHDGHPGAEKTRQLEQEIQRLSQTVLDLQETVSRINTNLQTHLQQDTSKMLVTLLNNMRPPDSARTGDTQGSVAHLDGHQATRGRIHSERGLEEVLVRLNDVTDELKSKDEAIEELRDAVTGHDGQIRMLMDTSQVPADTVGSSSDLDVLQTYIDGKFDKLKKELTVAMKDEIAKVKSECADRILSLQEMSEDGQMKSYVSMTELLESKETDLRKEIRKLHLDLAMSDGLVSTSKQSPITEDNTHNLWQELQRVAEANRILNARVDNELQHLSMLQLEDVFGPRLDELEVQMNVTERNSEAYCFYVDEKITKELSDEMAKIRLLLDDRLNSLEDQFTAMLLEMTNNSFPGLFSDSVDTVQNQVNTNKNLIQRLEDKINGISQICSTGCQTGPSIEPPNSRGLESIAKDVKRCMNKLDVLNSDVESYSMKLVNLGDKINNLSLENQQNGESTRDLYNKLKPLMDDVSSVTGAMAGMRDSVSRFSRDLQSLNSSCCLAGQGEWVQRPSPGTYLPHEDRKPSLGQLKELHDRFNKLSGQVTTELSLCKEKAADMAEGFSAVDGRVAALEKACGKENEQTIQVQGMKEGVERHLAQVNSSLLTHSREINALQTNLLNIQMQLAALKGYTTKLQGVPRTQERASAVPDSRTQLRRKYVPEIHIPLIIPHRMVPVTASPRHTHAPMQPGRPRQQPPAPRRPAVETGEAGPPGYARRVTVRRDHTLEESGQPVKGFAGAPGLPPISPVAYRPGTGVSEVLWNPAHKLVATPVASERNWFADPFSFSAGLTQQMFLGDFGIIRFNKVLVNDGGHYNPQTGIFTAPADGRYLVTGLLTARHRERVEAVLSVSERSVLKLDSAGHSGASEPVSRPLPCWCGGSASFSVVLSLRAGDRVALVRTAGALAVSEAKEVLSTFSAVFLYPPQVRR, from the exons ATGACTCACAAGCAGCGTGTCTTTTCTGTGCGCTTagttttaatgtttttgttGAGCTTTTCTCTCAGTCACGGGTCTCCGTCCAGCCTGTTCCTGGGGACGGCGTATTCTGGACCTGTGCATAGGCACAGAAACAA AAATTGGTGTGCATTTATTGTTCAAAAGAACGTGAGTTGCGCGGTGCAAGGAAAGGTGGAGAGCCGTGTTGAGCCCGAGGCGTCGCCGTGTCCCATACACCAGCCGGACTGTCAGCAGCACTTGAT ATATCGGACCCAGTATCGTCCAACTTACAGTATTTCTTATAAGACTGTGACTGCGCTGGAATGGAGGTGCTGCCCAGGGTACCACGGTCCAGACTGCAGAGACCTGAAAGGCTCTACAAATACACAGACAATAGTTCAACACCAGCCTCAGCCTGGGCACACTCGAACCACTCAAA AGCCAGAGCGTCGAGAGTCACGGCAGCACGACGGTCATCCTGGGGCTGAGAAGACTCGTCAGCTGGAGCAAGAAATACAACGTCTGTCGCAGACAGTGTTGGACCTCCAAGAGACCGTGAGCAGAATAAACACAAACCTGCAGACCCACTTACAGCAGGACACCAGCAAGATGCTGGTCACACTCCTCAATAACATGCGTCCACCAGACAGTGCAAGAACAGGAGACACACAGGGAAGCGTGGCACATTTGGATGGGCACCAGGCCACTAGGGGGCGCATTCACAGTGAAAGGGGGTTGGAGGAAGTTCTAGTCAGGCTGAATGACGTGACAGATGAGCTGAAGAGCAAAGACGAGGCGATTGAAGAATTGCGGGATGCTGTGACAGGACATGACGGGCAGATCCGTATGCTGATGGACACCTCCCAGGTTCCAGCAGACACCGTCGGTTCCTCATCAGACCTTGATGTTCTCCAAACCTACATTGATGGCAAGTTTGATAAACTAAAGAAGGAACTGACTGTGGCCATGAAGGATGAGATAGCCAAGGTGAAGAGTGAATGTGCTGATAGAATCCTTTCTCTTCAGGAGATGAGTGAAGATGGCCAGATGAAAAGCTATGTCAGCATGACAGAACTACTGGAGAGCAAGGAAACTGATCTCAGGAAGGAGATCCGTAAGCTACACTTGGATTTGGCCATGTCTGATGGACTGGTGAGCACTAGCAAACAATCACCTATTACGGAGGATAATACTCACAACTTATGGCAGGAGCTTCAGCGGGTGGCAGAGGCAAACCGAATCCTAAATGCCAGAGTAGACAACGAGTTACAGCACCTGTCCATGCTGCAACTGGAGGATGTGTTCGGGCCTCGGCTGGACGAACTGGAAGTTCAGATGAATGTGACTGAGAGGAACTCCGAGGCCTACTGCTTCTATGTGGATGAAAAAATAACCAAGGAATTATCAGATGAGATGGCCAAGATCCGTCTTCTCTTGGATGACAGACTGAATTCATTGGAAGACCAGTTCACAGCCATGCTGCTTGAAATGACCAACAACTCCTTCCCAGGGCTGTTCAGTGATTCTGTTGACACCGTGCAAAATCAGGTTAATACTAATAAGAATCTGATCCAAAGACTAGAGGACAAAATAAATGGCATCAGTCAGATATGCTCAACAGGCTGCCAGACAGGCCCATCCATCGAGCCTCCAAACTCGAGAGGTCTGGAGAGTATTGCCAAAGATGTGAAGCGCTGTATGAATAAACTGGATGTCCTGAACTCTGATGTCGAAAGCTATTCCATGAAGCTCGTCAATCTAGGGGACAAAATCAATAATCTGTCACTGGAGAATCAGCAGAATGGCGAGAGCACACGTGATCTCTACAACAAGCTGAAGCCTCTAATGGATGATGTGAGCAGTGTGACAGGAGCTATGGCAGGAATGAGAGACTCTGTTAGCAGGTTTAGCAGAGATCTCCAAAGCCTGAACTCTAGTTGTTGCCTTGCAGGACAGGGAGAGTGGGTCCAGAGACCATCACCAGGCACTTATCTACCTCATGAAGATAGAAAGCCAAGTCTTGGTCAATTGAAAGAGCTCCACGACAGATTCAACAAGTTGAGTGGCCAAGTGACCACAGAGCTGAGCCTCTGTAAAGAGAAAGCAGCAGACATGGCCGAAGGCTTCTCTGCAGTAGATGGCAGGGTGGCTGCTCTGGAAAAGGCGTGTGGGAAGGAGAATGAACAGACAATCCAAGTTCAGGGCATGAAAGAGGGTGTGGAGAGACACCTGGCACAGGTGAACTCCTCTCTGCTCACACACTCTAGGGAGATCAACGCACTCCAGACCAACCTGCTCAACATTCAGATGCAGCTTGCAGCACTTAAGGGCTATACAACAAAACTGCAGG GAGTGcccaggacacaggagagagctaGCGCTGTCCCAGACTCCCGGACTCAGCTCAGGAGGAAATACGTCCCTGAGATTCACATCCCTTTGATAATCCCCCACAGGATGGTGCCGGTAACTGCCAGCCCCCGACACACTCATGCCCCAATGCAGCCCGGCCGGCCACGACAGCAGCCCCCCGCCCCACGCCGCCCGGCCGTGGAGACTGGGGAGGCCGGGCCCCCTGGCTACGCACGCAGGGTGACCGTACGGCGAGACCACACTTTGGAAGAGTCTGGCCAGCCAGTTAAAGGATTTGCCGGTGCTCCAG GTCTTCCTCCCATCAGTCCTGTGGCATATAGACCTGGAACAGGAG TTTCTGAAGTCCTTTGGAATCCTGCACACAAACTGGTTGCAACACCAG TGGCGTCTGAGAGGAACTGGTTTGCAGACCCCTTCTCCTTCTCTGCTGGACTCACACAGCAGATGTTTTTAGGGGACTTTGGCATCATTCGCTTCAACAAGGTGCTGGTGAACGATGGAGGACATTACAACCCCCAAACAG GGATCTTCACAGCGCCTGCTGACGGCCGTTACCTGGTCACGGGACTGTTGACGGCTCGGCACCGCGAGCGGGTCGAGGCCGTACTGTCCGTCTCTGAGCGCAGCGTGCTGAAGCTGGACTCGGCGGGCCACAGCGGGGCGAGTGAACCCGTTAGCCGCCCGCTGCCGTGCTGGTGTGGAGGCTCGGCCTCCTTCAGCGTGGTCCTCTCACTGCGAGCGGGCGACCGCGTGGCGCTGGTGCGCACAGCCGGAGCGCTGGCCGTGTCTGAGGCCAAAGAGGTTCTGTCCACTTTCAGCGCGGTCTTCCTTTACCCACCTCAGGTGCGGCGATAA